The stretch of DNA TATGAAGTTATACAAATAACTTGGCTTTTGTCACAGTAGTTTTGAAGTTAAAAGGCCAAGCATAGTTTGGGAACAAACGTGAGAAATATGAAGCCAAGGCTGGAAATACAAATAATGAGCTTGGTTGTTCATTACCATATTTTAGAGTATTGTAGATGTTGTGGCGGTTTGGCACAgcgtttatttggtcaaaaggtTTTGGGGAAGAGAGCGGTCTGGGATTCTGAGGTAAACCGGCTTTCAGCATGTGTGCCTCAGTGagtctgctgctgttcagtgctctcagggttttgtatgttaCTAGTCATAACATAGCGGAGCTTCCTCATGCAGAGACCTTGGTACGATGGTATGttgcctgcttagggcagtctgaccagaactaaCCAGGAGATAATTCTGTATTTACATGTTAATCCCCtcttagttaaaaaaaacatatatatatttttaacacaaatatatatgaattacagAATCACAAGAGAGAGACCAACACTagacactaaacaacaaacCCTCACTTCCTAACACTAAGCTATTCCCAGTATCTGCGTTCTGTTCAATTTcctattttattctatatttctAATGACCCTTTACAGTCAGTCATTGTCTTCCCTGACACCTTATGCcagaaaaacagtaaaacaatcaaaaaaacactcacatccctttgaaagcagtgtgctggatcaaaaaaGCCAAAGACGCAGTGAAAAAAGGTCAGCATAACTGCGTAGTTAGCtcccaattttaatttaacttacACCAAAAAACGTGACGTCACCTTTTTTGGTGTAAGTTCAATTCATGTTTCATTTCTTCGAGGTTTATAATTTTCTGAGCAGTATTTGGTgctttgttgtttatttcatattctATACACCTAACGTTTAGTTCATCCAAGCATTAGAAAACGTGTTTGCACATTAAGTTGTGTTTCTACACAAAGGTACATCTGACAGAATATGAGAGGAAGCTGGTGATGTCTATTTTCTACATTCAATGTTCACACAGCCTTTCTATCCACTGTACATACAAATCTGGCAACCGAAACGTAGCCACAACACACAAGTATTTTCACTCTGGTTCCTGTTTCAATTGTTTGTCACTTACTTATCTCCAATTGGCGTTGAATCCTTGCTTTGCTTTTTTCCCGAAAGAAGACTTGGGTCTCATTGTATTGGGTCATGACTTCCACAAACTTCCTGGACAGCATGGTGTGCTAAAGCCAAAACATTAGGAAGAATGTCCCGATGTGAATTTGGACTTAAACACCGTcctattataaataaatatatctacAAAGATTTTCAGAGGAAGATATTCTTTACATAAATAAGAAAGACTGTTTGAATCTCCAGATCTGACTTTGTCTGGAGAACAAAGCcaaaatatttgtctttcaTGTGTTTATAGTATGTTCACAAACCTTATTGTTCATTCTAACATGACGTTTGCCTGCAGAGGTTTGaaggatgttgatgactatctGCAAAAACCCACTGTTTCCTGACCTGTGTTTTCTGGATCCTGAAGTCAACGGAGGTTCTGATCACGACATCGTCTTTGGGAATACTCTGTTCCATGGCTTCAGAGGCGGGGAATAAAATCACAATCAAACTGCTTTGGCAAAcaactcatgctgctttatgagACAAAGGGGAAAACTCACtcacattttaattttgtttgcaCAACCTTTGCATTTCCTTTGATGTCGTTGGTCAGcactcccagctgctgctttgttcctttacacacaaatgacaaatgTCCAAAAGGGTTTGTTTGTAAAAACAACATGTAAAATATAAAGAAGAATTAAGTATTGTGTTTACTCTGAATTCATTGAGTCACAGGCAAAAACTGGACAGACAATACAACAGTagttcccctttgcttcccttcattaaaaacactcaaaataaaacagttgcagtctttattctgaaaaatgttttttgactAATGAAGACTGTGGTACTTTAAACTCAGTGAACAGTGTCCAGACTGCAAGAGGCCAGAAAATCCCTTTGATAGTTCCTTTTTTTAGTTGTATGATACAAATTATACAAGCCAAAtctttaagtaattttgtgcaaaaatagcTAAACGTATGTCAAATCTTTTTTAATTCCAAGCCGAGGTTTAAAAAGTTGATTGATATTGATATTATCAATCAATATTTAATACAGTAAAAATTCTAATATTATTGcaacaaataaaattagtttGAATGTATTTCcgctttgtctttttttatgtagTGAAAGTAATACATAAGCATCCTAGCATTATTATCCTCTTGGGTTTCTAACAAAAGCATGGATTACCAAGTATTAGATTAAACTAAATAGTTCAAATGtttcataaaaataacaacaataataatacattttatttgtaatgcactttacatttgacacCAAATCTGAAAGTGCTACATTGGACGACTGAATGAGTACAATACAATACATGTATTGCTGGTACTTACTGTCATCTGGTTTGGGTGCTGACAGGATCCTGCTGTGCATCTTCCTCACCTCTTCCACTTGATAAGAGATTTTATCAATGAGTCCCCTGACTTCTTCCACctgaatgcacaaaaataacccCTCATCAGTAGCAGGAATCACCCACATTCTCTCAACCAAACTGAAAGCTTTACCCTTCTGAAAAACCCCTCCATGAAGCCATCTGCCTCCACTGTATGAGACACATCCTCGTCTGTAGTGATACTCTGTCAGGAAAGAACACGATCAACCGACTGAGTTGTCCATTTACATACAGTCAAAGTTAGAATAATAACAGACATACAGCTGATAGTTCAGCCAGTCGATCCTTCATCACACCCATGAGCTCGTCCTCCAGATCAGGAACATTTATTGGTTCATTCACTGGATCATTCTGAAAGTCTCCATGTGTGGAAAACCATCCAAAGACAGTGCCACTAAAAACTACTGGAAGAGAAAACGCTGTAACTCAAAAAGGGACGAAATAAAGAATTTGGAACGATATTAATTTAAGAAGTAAAAGATCCAGTGTGGTGTGTGAATACGCCTCTCCTCCGTGCATGCGCTCTCTGTGCGTCCCCGGAATGTGACACCAACCCATTGTCAGCATAGAAAGACAGGAAGCATAAGCAACCGGTTACAACTATTAAAAAACACCTTAAACAGAGGATACTACGGTTTACTaagtttatttatgtatttacttgattgtttgtttgttcatttatttatttatttatttatttatttatttatttatttatttatttgtaggcCCGCTGCGCAACATGTGACAGTAGGAGGATACATAAATATAAACGTGACAAAGATGGCTCGTGCTTCCAATCCTGACCACCAGATGGattgttaaagcacaaaaatggctaggtaaaaatattattttggaTGAGATGGAAAGTGTGGTTAAAATCAAAAATATCTCCTACATTATTGACATTTTTCTAaattgacaaacattttttttgttcagtgtcAAACAAACTTAATaggctctgtttgtttgtttggatgATTATAAATTCATAATATTGTCCACAAGAGAGCAGTGTTGAGCTACATATACAGTGACCAGGCTGCCTTTCCCTGCGGATTTACTGAAAATTACTTTATCTTGAAAAAGGCAGAAACCCATTAAGTGTGAGTTGTgaccagaggtgacaagtaacgaagtacaaata from Gouania willdenowi chromosome 9, fGouWil2.1, whole genome shotgun sequence encodes:
- the stx2b gene encoding syntaxin-2, whose translation is MGVMKDRLAELSASITTDEDVSHTVEADGFMEGFFRRVEEVRGLIDKISYQVEEVRKMHSRILSAPKPDDRTKQQLGVLTNDIKGNAKVVQTKLKSMEQSIPKDDVVIRTSVDFRIQKTQHTMLSRKFVEVMTQYNETQVFFREKSKARIQRQLEITGRVTTSEELEDMLESGNPSIFTSDIFSDSQITRQALDEIESRHRDIMRLESSIKELHSMFMDIAMLVETQGDMVDNIEKNVANAAEYIYQAKEETKKAVRYQKKARRKYIIVAFSVLILLAVIALIVGLSVGLTKPPA